The genomic interval CTACCATTCTGCCATCAAGGTCACGTACCTGCTGACCCTGCATTTCAGGACCATAAGACCATGGGAAGTTGGCACGGTCTATTTCATTTACACCGTCAGCTCCTGTAACAAATTTACCATCCATTCCGGCACCATACCGGTTTTGCAGATCTAAAAATTTGTATGCTGATTCAAAGCTGGAAGTATGATTATAAGTAACACCAAGGCCTTTGTCTGAACGTCCTTTTTTAGTCTGAACCACGACAACACCATTCAATGCTTCCGATCCATAAAGTGAACTCGCAGCAGAACCTTTTAATACAGTCATAGACTCGATATTATCAGGATTAATGTTTTTCATGATATTACCAAAATCCTGGCCTGCACCCCATGAATCTGCTCCGGAAGTTCCCGGGCGGATTAAAACACCATCAACAACAAAAAGAGGCTGTGTATTAGGGCTCAATGAAGCATTACCACGAATACGGATACGAGATGAAGACATTGGTCCGCCAGTTCCCTGGTTGATCATTACCCCGGCAACTTTACCCTGAAGTGCATTGACGAAGTTAGCATTGTTTGTTCTTGTCAGATCCTGTCCCTGAATTGTTTGCGCAGAATAAGCAAGTTTTCTTGTCTCCGTAGGAACACCAAAACCTGTAATCACTACTTCGTTCAGATTTTTGTTATCCTCATCAAGAATAATCGATAACTGGCTTGCAGTACCAATTTCAACTTCTCTAACCAAAAAGCCGATTGATGAAACCACAAGAATAGAAGTATTGGATGAAACGTTAACAGTAAATTTACCATTAGCGTCAGTAGCACCCCCATTATTTGTTCCCTTTACCAGATAAGATGCACCAGGTATAGGATTCTGGTCTTTGTCTGTTACAACACCTGTAACAGCTTTCCTGTCCTGGGCTATACTCCATGTACTTCCTGTCAGAAGCAAAAGTAAAATGACCAGACGTTTTAAACTAGTAGACTTTTGTCTCATAAAGAAATAGGTTAATTAATAAATGATGTAAAAAACAAGTTTTTAATGAAAGGGTCTCCAACAAATTCTGCTTATCTATTAAAGTGCAGACTTTCCTGAACATTCCAGTTCCAGTATCAAAAATATAAACAATTATTAACAATCAAGTAATATTTATTAAAAAAATTAATAAATGTTTCATTCAAATTTAATACATAAGTAATGGAGGCTGTTCAGTACTATCTAAGTATAATTGTTTTTATTACCTGATTGCCAATATTTTCACCCTGCAATTTTCCATTCATTATGGCTGAGCGATAGTGTATGCCTCCGTAAAGCCTGCTAATTGCAGCTTCCTGAGCCGCATCGCTGAAAGATTTAAAATGCCTGACGGGCAAACCGTAGTCTACTTCTGTATTGTCAATATATGGAAATTCATTCCCGAAAATATTTGAGAGTACCTGAGCGGCGGCTGTGGAAATTACACTATGCCCGCTCGTATATTCAGGAAAAGGCGGAGTCTGTAACAATGGTCTCCACTTCTCACTTACATAAGCATTAATTACCGTTTCGGGCCTGATAAGCTGGCTGCGGTATTTTTCATCCCAGCAACTTATAAAACCATCAAACAAAGCAACAGAGGTCAGCAGATAAGCTGAGGTAGTTTTTGGCCAGTCGGCTTTGGCAATTTCAGCTGCCTGTCCGGCGATAGAGATCCAGTGTCCGCCAGGAGATAATTTTTTTGTGGCAAAGTTCAGATGTCCCTGTGTATTAAGATAAAATGGATTACAATCCCAAAAACTGGCAATCAGGATTTCTTCTTTATTCATATTTTGAGTAACCCGATATACCTCTTTTACATCCTTCATGAAAGCACTGGCAGTGTCTGTACTAAACACAGGCGGTGGAACCGGCTTAAACTGACCAGCTGAATCAAGGCTTACCGGACGTATCTGACTCCAGTATGGCTCTACGGCATCAATATACCCGGGTGGAGTAGGCGTCCATTTCCCCGGTTGCTTACTGTATGAATATCTCCTCTTTTTCCGCGTCAGCAAATAATTATCGTCGGCCGCCCATTTCAGGATACTGTCACTCACTGCCTGTCCGTATTGAATTGAATTGCTATAGACTTTCATATCCGTTTCGTGAAAATCTTTTAAAATTACCTTTATACTGTCTTCCAGAAGATGTTCAGAAAAGACGAGTTTTCCTCCGGTTTTAAAAATGCATAAACCGCAGCCAGCGGGTGATTTATTTTCCCCTCTAAACGGATTTTTTTAACATCAGGAAAATTTTTAATCTGCCCATGAAGACTTTTATATTTTGTGTCACCAGCTACAAGCGCTTCATACGCAGCAGCGTTGGCATATAAATAAATTCTGCTCGCAACAGGAGGAGAAAAAATATCATGTACAATTGTGCGGGTAAGGTTTTTTCTGCGCGGTGTAATAATTTGGGAGACGGCTGAGCAAAACAATCTTTACCAGACAGGAAGATTAATAAGAATAAGAAATAACGGTTTTTATACATTTTAGGAATGATATTGATAGACTTATTTCTTGCTGCTATAATTAAAAATCAAGGGTTTTTGGTCGTTAACTGACAAGACTATACGCTTGCCATTAACAAGTACCATATTGCGTACATCGCCTGTCGCCCAAAATCCTGTTTCGGAAGGCTGCATGCTTTCAAATTGAAATGGAGCCGATTGCCGCAATACTGCTCCCGGTGAAGCATCGCAAGGCCCGAGCTGTACACGATAGGGAGAAAAATTACCCGCCAGTATTAAATCCTTTTTACCATCCAGATCAATATCAGTTACTATAGTACCGCTTACTCTGGAAAATTGGGCGTCGTTGGGTAATGCATGTATTTCAAAATGAAAATCCCCTTTGTTTTCTAATACAACACTTGCAAGTTGCCTGCAATACAAGACAGGACTCTGATTAATAGCTTCTTTACCAAAAATATCTTCAGCAGTTGCATCAGCATAGGAAATATAACTGGTATATTTTCTTTTCAGGGATACCATCTGATCCAGCATTTCATCCCTTGAAAACATAGGAAAGCTTTTATCGCCAATATAATATGTCAATACAGGATCTATGATCCCATTTTTATCAAAGTCATTGTAATATAGTGCCAGAGGTTTTTCCGGACTTGCTTTAAACTGATTGTTAAGCCCGCAATTACCCATTACAAAATCCATATCACCATCATTATCCAGATCAGCCGGAATGACTGATGCCCACATTCCCTCAGTATTTGCAAGTTCCGGAATCATTACTTCTTCCATTCCTGTACCTGTATTTTTAAAAGCCCTGATCTTCATCCAGTCACCAGCTAATAATAAATCCGGCTTTCCATCTTTATCCAGATCTTCAAAAGATACTGCGGTGATCATACCCGGATTGAGAAGATTTTTATCCCATTTTTCGGTCACATCTGTAAATTTCAAATTCTTTCCCTGAGATTCATTCAATAGTATGTAACTTCTTGCAGCCACTGGAAAAGAACCTGGAACCGCCCTCCCACCAACAAAAAGATCCAGATCACCATCTCCGTCAATGTCTGCGCTTTGTACACATTGTTTGGGATTTTTCATGGATGGCAAAGCCAGAATCGATTCCTCAAAATTTCCTCCTCCTGTATTTATATAAATGTGATCACGGTATTCAGCTGCCTGTTCTTCAAATTCATTTCCCCCGCTCACTACATAAAGATCAAGATCCCCGTCGTGGTCAGCATCAAAAAAATGTGCAGAAACTTCTTCACAGAAAACGTTCCCACGCCAGGGTTGTGTTGCAGCTCCCTGAAAAGAACCGTCGGCCTTCTGTATATACAACACACCAAACTGGCCCGAAGCACCACCAAAAAAAAGATCATCCAGCCCATCACCATTTACATCACCCTTGGCTAATGCCGGCCCCATCTTAGAAAGCTGGTATGGCAATAAAACTTCAACTTTGAAATCTACAAATTCATTTTCATGGTGTATAAAGTCTATACCGATCTGTTCGGATGGCACTTTTTCAAACATTGGTTTTAATGCAGATACAGGATTTAATATTTGCTGCATTTTAGCATCAGTTTCTTTTAAGACCAATATATTTTCAACCGGATTAATTATCCTGGAAACGGCACCAGACGGCCATATTACTTTAACTGAATCTATTTTCCCCGAATTACCGAGCCCAAAATGGAGATTTGTGCTTACCGAAGACTGGTAACCTCTTACCGGATACAATTCTGAATATTGCATTTTGCCATCCGCATAAATCCAGGCTTTGCTGCCCAACGCAACTGTATTCAATCCGGCTCCGGTCAGTTTTAAAGTAAGACTTTTTCCCTTTGAATTATTCTGATAAATAGTAACCGGCTCATTGACATTTGAAATGATAATATCCAGATCACCATCACCGTCAAAATCAGCATAAGCAGCCGCATTCGAAACATTCTCTTCCGTTAATCCCCAATCTTTTGATACATCCTCAAAAGCATATAACCCTTTTTCCTGCGCATTCCGGTATATATATTTTCGGAGTTTATTGGAAGGCATTTTTTGCACCAGGCCGTAAGTTTTAAAATCAAGATTGCCTTTTGCAACTTCTTTCATCTGTTCGTCGGATACAGTATATTTCAAAAAATCCATATCAGTAAAATCCCTCAGATAACCGTTGGTGATCAGCAGATCTTTCCATCCGTCATTATCAAGGTCTGCCATAAGTCCGGACCAGCTCCAATCTGTATTGGATATGCCCGACAACTGCCCTATTTCACTAAACCTGATATTTCCATCCTGATCCTTCCCTCTGTTCAATTGAAGCATATTACGCATATTCTGATGGTAATAGCCGCTATCCAGTAAGAGATGATACTGATCATACAAGTCGGGGCCTTTCAGAAGTTTTTGCCGGTGATTGTCTTCCGGTAACATATCCAAAGTCAGAACATCCGGCCTGCCATCATTGTTAAAATCTGCAACATCCGCTCCCATTGAGAACTTGGAAACGTGCGAAAAGGACTTTTTCAATGACTCTGTAAATGTTCCGTTCCTGTTATTGACATAGTAGCAGTCAACTTCTGTATAATCACTCGTGGTGTAAATATCCGGCCATCCGTCCTGATTGATATCAGCAACAATTACACTCAAACCGAAGTTTAAAGCATTGTTAATAATGCCCGCTTTTCGGGTAACATCCTGAAATTTAAGTTTCCCGTTTTCACTGATATTTTCAAACAGACGGTTTCCAAAATATGGATTATATATGGACCGCATTTCTTTAGTATTCAAAAAGGGATTAACGCTGTGATTTGAATGATTCAATAAAAACATATCCAGATCGCCATCCTTATCATAATCAAAAAATGCCGCCTGCGTAGATTGTGAACCAATGGCATTCAGGCCCGATTCAACGGCCATTTCCTTGAAAACCGGTACGCCGTTTTTTATTCCCTGATTGATAAAAAGCTCGT from Dyadobacter sp. NIV53 carries:
- a CDS encoding vanadium-dependent haloperoxidase, with amino-acid sequence MKVYSNSIQYGQAVSDSILKWAADDNYLLTRKKRRYSYSKQPGKWTPTPPGYIDAVEPYWSQIRPVSLDSAGQFKPVPPPVFSTDTASAFMKDVKEVYRVTQNMNKEEILIASFWDCNPFYLNTQGHLNFATKKLSPGGHWISIAGQAAEIAKADWPKTTSAYLLTSVALFDGFISCWDEKYRSQLIRPETVINAYVSEKWRPLLQTPPFPEYTSGHSVISTAAAQVLSNIFGNEFPYIDNTEVDYGLPVRHFKSFSDAAQEAAISRLYGGIHYRSAIMNGKLQGENIGNQVIKTIILR
- a CDS encoding VCBS repeat-containing protein, which gives rise to MAKLYIFFACFLSFPVFSQTRFTKLSPKDTKVTFINKIEENDSLHIFRYEYLYNGNGIGIGDFNNDGSPDLFISGNTVVNKLYLNKSDNGKILFEDITRKTKVEGNGTWSTGVSVADVNGDGLLDIYVCHSGFFRKISDKNNELFINQGIKNGVPVFKEMAVESGLNAIGSQSTQAAFFDYDKDGDLDMFLLNHSNHSVNPFLNTKEMRSIYNPYFGNRLFENISENGKLKFQDVTRKAGIINNALNFGLSVIVADINQDGWPDIYTTSDYTEVDCYYVNNRNGTFTESLKKSFSHVSKFSMGADVADFNNDGRPDVLTLDMLPEDNHRQKLLKGPDLYDQYHLLLDSGYYHQNMRNMLQLNRGKDQDGNIRFSEIGQLSGISNTDWSWSGLMADLDNDGWKDLLITNGYLRDFTDMDFLKYTVSDEQMKEVAKGNLDFKTYGLVQKMPSNKLRKYIYRNAQEKGLYAFEDVSKDWGLTEENVSNAAAYADFDGDGDLDIIISNVNEPVTIYQNNSKGKSLTLKLTGAGLNTVALGSKAWIYADGKMQYSELYPVRGYQSSVSTNLHFGLGNSGKIDSVKVIWPSGAVSRIINPVENILVLKETDAKMQQILNPVSALKPMFEKVPSEQIGIDFIHHENEFVDFKVEVLLPYQLSKMGPALAKGDVNGDGLDDLFFGGASGQFGVLYIQKADGSFQGAATQPWRGNVFCEEVSAHFFDADHDGDLDLYVVSGGNEFEEQAAEYRDHIYINTGGGNFEESILALPSMKNPKQCVQSADIDGDGDLDLFVGGRAVPGSFPVAARSYILLNESQGKNLKFTDVTEKWDKNLLNPGMITAVSFEDLDKDGKPDLLLAGDWMKIRAFKNTGTGMEEVMIPELANTEGMWASVIPADLDNDGDMDFVMGNCGLNNQFKASPEKPLALYYNDFDKNGIIDPVLTYYIGDKSFPMFSRDEMLDQMVSLKRKYTSYISYADATAEDIFGKEAINQSPVLYCRQLASVVLENKGDFHFEIHALPNDAQFSRVSGTIVTDIDLDGKKDLILAGNFSPYRVQLGPCDASPGAVLRQSAPFQFESMQPSETGFWATGDVRNMVLVNGKRIVLSVNDQKPLIFNYSSKK